The sequence TATTCCgcattaaataagaaaatttttacCCGAAAAAAGGTAAATTTATTGGTTTATTTATTGTAGATTTAATTGTGGTTATTGAAATGTAGCTTAACTTTTGTTAGAATtggttttataaatttataatactcATGTTAATAAATATTTCTGGTTTAAAGTAACAAGATTACTTATTATTTTTGTCAAAAGTAACCAGGTTACTTTATCATGTTTGTTAAGTAACCAAGTTACTTTAGAGCATGctgaatatttttattattttttttgtgtagcTGGAAGTAGTTCAGTTGCTACCTAAAGAATCTGAGAAAGAAAGTGAAACATTAAAGGAGTTTTCATTCCAACCCAAGTTTATGTTTAGAGAAGCCCCACAAACAGATGTTCAACCATTGACGGAGATTCCAATTTTAAGGCCTAGTACTTCAGTACCTAAAGCAAAAGAAAAATCACCTGTaagtattgattttttttttctttttcttatgttTTATTTTCACTTCATTTTGTTTTATTAACGTGTTTCACTTTGTTTTAGGTTATGGAAACCAAAAATTACAATGCCGAGTTCAAAAAACTTGATAAACGGATGAAAGATATCTTatcaaaccaaaaaaatattcatGGCGAACTTGTGATATTCAACCaaaattttaaagatttttgtaAGATTCTAAGTGAATACACAAGGAGTACTCCATCCGGTACATCTAATGTTGATAAGTGTGTTCTTGAAAATGATGTTCCTCTTACTAAGGTAACCGGTTTCTTTTCATTCTACAACTAATGAATTTAAATTGCTaacttgtttgtttattttaatttcagaaGGACAAAATTGAACATTCTTTATCTGGCCATGAAGTTGTACCTGGTAATGTTCATGCGGATGATGGATATGTTGACCCTCAAAATGAGGTACAAGAATAAATATTTATCCTATTTATTTCTAAGTATCAGGTTACTTTTTGTAGATACTTATTATCATATTTTCGTTATTATTCTTGGCAGGAACTCGAAGGCAAAAAATTGATGGGTGCTTTAGTTATAGAGGATCATGATTGTACTGATGAGGTTGTTGATGCGGCTTATTCGGTTTCGTTATAAAGAAtgaaatttattcaaaaatccaaaggagaaggagctcaagtatgttttaataatttataattatttcatactcttttatttaaaatttttgttgtcttatgttttcgtgttatttccAGATTACTAAAAATGAAGAACCACATACACCTTTTGTTGTTGTTTCCCCTGATTTGAAGAGCACAACTGAAAAGGCCAAATTGTCTACTGAGAATATGGTTGATTTAGAGAAAAGGGAGCCCAAACCTTCTGCGATCTTTCAATCCCCTTTTGTTACTGATTTTGGTTCATCAGAACCTGTACCAGTAGGGAAAAGGAAGAATTTAGAGATTGTGAAGGGAATCATTCCCTTTCGTAAGGAGATTGGGAAGAATGCTACTACTGAAGAAACACAAGCATACAACGACTGGTATTTTGAGGGTTATAAACCTAACACTAAGTCAGtattctctttcttcttttatttgtttttttttttaaattttcactaCATATTTTTATGAATTATTCTCATTTCTATAATtaatgcatttttattttttgattgtagAAATAAGTTCGTGGCTGACGCTAATGACATTGATTTTGATTTTGGGATCATGcacatcaaaaaaaaatattggtttTACCAACTTCAAACTTGTGGTCAATTTTTGTCTGATTCTGTAAGTATATTGTTTTATTAGTTCAAGACCAAgttacattattatttattttatagtttgATTGAAAGTAACCTGTTACTTTTCATTTCTTTAATTTATGCCTTTCATTTTTCAATTTGTTATAAATTAAGTGGCTAATTGATTATCCTCTCTTTTTTATTGCAGCATATCGATGTTATTATGTATTATCTTAGGAAAAAGATCATGCACAGTGGTACTATCAACTTATTAGTTACGACTACTGATTCAATTTTCTATAAAGTTGTTAGAACTACTTATGAGAGTTACTTAGCCAACGGCAACAATGTGATCAACCAGGAAAGCAT is a genomic window of Cannabis sativa cultivar Pink pepper isolate KNU-18-1 chromosome 9, ASM2916894v1, whole genome shotgun sequence containing:
- the LOC133031125 gene encoding uncharacterized protein LOC133031125 — encoded protein: METKNYNAEFKKLDKRMKDILSNQKNIHGELVIFNQNFKDFCKILSEYTRSTPSGTSNVDKCVLENDVPLTKKDKIEHSLSGHEVVPGNVHADDGYVDPQNEVQE